One segment of Paraburkholderia bonniea DNA contains the following:
- a CDS encoding MaoC/PaaZ C-terminal domain-containing protein — protein sequence MSHPERKLDVQTVIVNTAPDTPSLYARTLAGLFKRSRNAQLPALRLVRPAAVLDPAMLARYASVCGFHPEHGVPLTAPHLLAFPLHMLLLTDPSFPWPALGLVHLANQIHQHQPLASGDALRLEVECGALVQHAKGQAFVVHARAYRRGAAVWDSESLYLRRGAEASGAAPPAPLRLARETLTPSAHWSLPARLGRDYAKVSGDYNPIHLGALPARAFGFPRAIAHGMWTLAYALAALQPPGPLAQASLRAEFKLPLMLPAEALLWSAATTDFEREFEVRDTTDKPHLRGHLHALPT from the coding sequence ATGTCCCACCCTGAACGGAAGCTCGACGTGCAAACGGTTATCGTCAACACCGCCCCTGACACTCCTTCGCTCTATGCCCGCACGCTAGCAGGACTCTTCAAACGCTCACGCAACGCGCAGTTACCGGCGCTACGCCTGGTGCGCCCCGCCGCTGTGCTTGATCCGGCCATGCTGGCGCGCTATGCCAGCGTCTGCGGCTTTCACCCGGAGCATGGAGTGCCGCTCACCGCGCCTCATCTGCTGGCGTTTCCACTTCATATGCTGCTGCTCACCGACCCGTCATTTCCATGGCCCGCGCTCGGGCTGGTGCATCTGGCTAATCAGATACACCAGCATCAACCACTGGCAAGCGGCGATGCGCTGCGTCTCGAAGTGGAATGCGGAGCGCTGGTGCAGCACGCCAAAGGCCAGGCATTCGTCGTGCATGCACGGGCATATCGGCGTGGTGCAGCCGTCTGGGACAGCGAAAGTCTTTACCTGCGGCGCGGAGCCGAAGCGTCTGGCGCAGCGCCGCCAGCGCCCCTGCGGCTGGCACGCGAAACGCTCACACCCAGCGCGCACTGGTCCTTGCCCGCACGTCTCGGACGCGACTACGCCAAGGTCTCCGGCGACTACAACCCAATCCATTTAGGCGCACTCCCAGCCAGAGCCTTCGGCTTTCCCCGGGCCATCGCCCATGGCATGTGGACGCTGGCCTATGCACTCGCCGCGTTGCAACCACCAGGACCACTGGCTCAGGCCAGTCTCCGCGCCGAATTCAAACTACCGCTGATGCTGCCTGCGGAAGCCCTTTTGTGGAGCGCTGCAACCACTGATTTTGAGCGCGAGTTCGAAGTGCGCGACACCACAGACAAGCCTCATCTACGCGGCCACCTGCACGCGCTCCCCACCTGA